The Monomorium pharaonis isolate MP-MQ-018 chromosome 5, ASM1337386v2, whole genome shotgun sequence genome includes a window with the following:
- the LOC114254963 gene encoding uncharacterized protein LOC114254963 codes for MTKKTLSMDDEAARALRVSEERLRRGEGGSCRRRSQSKLSRGYVFCANQVTNRGLSAECSSDDCVDNKWEYRRNLDELKAPKAQGRNKSGSSTETAVVDFYARQVCCRECG; via the exons ATGACAAAGAAAACACTTTCCATGGATGACGAGGCCGCGAGAGCTCTCAGGGTCTCGGAGGAGCGTCTTCGGCGAGGAGAAGGCGGATCTTGTCGCCGCCGGTCGCAATCGAAGCTATCGCGTGGATACGTCTTTTGTGCGAACCAGGTCACG AATCGCGGTTTATCTGCCGAGTGTAGCAGTGATGATTGCGTGGACAATAAGTGGGAGTATCGGCGTAACCTGGACGAATTGAAAGCTCCGAAAGCTCAAGGGCGAAACAAATCCGGGAGCAGCACGGAGACGGCGGTGGTCGATTTTTATGCGAGACAGGTTTGCTGTCGAGAGTGCGGCTAG